Proteins co-encoded in one Brassica oleracea var. oleracea cultivar TO1000 chromosome C4, BOL, whole genome shotgun sequence genomic window:
- the LOC106342750 gene encoding cell division protein FtsZ homolog 2-1, chloroplastic isoform X1: MATYVSPCFTPSDTRLLAVLRKNVSPLGRSHSLKMTESKKNGSFVAAAQRSESSPRHSHSQDPFLNLHPEISMLRGGGGGGANTVPNPRKETSSVVPVTEDFDEPSAPSGYNEARIKVIGVGGGGSNAVNRMIESEMMGVEFWIVNTDIQAMRMSPVLSENRLQIGKELTRGLGAGGNPEIGMNAAKESKEAIEEALYGSDMVFVTAGMGGGTGTGAAPVIAGIAKAMGILTVGIATTPFSFEGRRRAVQAQEGLASLRDNVDTLIVIPNDKLLTAVSQSTPVTEAFNLADDILRQGVRGISDIITIPGLVNVDFADVRAIMANAGSSLMGIGTATAGKSRARDAALNAIQSPLLDIGIERATGIVWNITGGTDLTLFEVNAAAEVIYDLVDPTANLIFGAVVDPCLTGQVSITLIATGFKRQEEGEGRAAQMAQADTASTGATRRPSSSFRDGGSVEIPEFLKKKGSSRYPRV, translated from the exons ATGGCTACTTACGTTTCACCGTGTTTTACTCCTTCCGACACTCGTCTCCTCGCTGTTCTTAGAAAGAATGTATCACCTTTAGGCAGATCACACTCCTTGAAGATGACTGAGAGTAAGAAAAACGGGTCCTTTGTTGCTGCTGCTCAGAGATCTGAATCTTCTCCAAGGCATTCCCATAGCCAAGACCCTTTCTTAAACCTCCACCCTGAGATATCCATGCTCAGAGGAGGAGGAGGAGGAGGAGCCAACACAGTACCCAACCCCAGGAAAGAAACTAGTTCTGTGGTTCCTGTCACCGAGGACTTTGACGAGCCCTCTGCTCCTAGTGGCTATAATGAGGCGAGGATTAAAGTTATTGGCGTGGGAGGTGGTGGATCAAACGCTGTGAACCGTATGATAGAGAGCGAGATGATGGGAGTAGAGTTCTGGATTGTGAACACTGACATTCAAGCTATGAGGATGTCTCCTGTTTTGTCTGAGAACAGGCTGCAGATTGGTAAGGAGCTGACTAGAGGTTTAGGTGCTGGAGGGAATCCGGAGATTGGTATGAACGCTGCTAAGGAGAGTAAAGAAGCTATTGAAGAGGCTCTTTATGGCTCAGACATGGTCTTTGTCACAGCTGGAATGGGAGGTGGGACTGGTACTGGAGCAGCTCCTGTGATCGCTGGAATCGCTAAAGCCATGGGGATACTGACTGTTGGTATTGCCACAACGCCGTTCTCGTTTGAGGGGAGAAGAAGAGCGGTGCAGGCTCAAGAAGGGCTTGCTTCACTGAGAGACAATGTTGACACTCTCATTGTTATTCCGAATGATAAGCTGCTTACGGCTGTCTCTCAGTCTACTCCTGTGACGGAGGCTTTTAATCTAGCTGATGATATACTTCGCCAGGGAGTTCGTGGGATCTCTGATATCATCACG ATTCCTGGTTTGGTGAATGTGGATTTTGCTGATGTGAGAGCTATAATGGCGAATGCAGGTTCTTCATTGATGGGGATAGGAACTGCAACAG CAGGGAAGAGTAGGGCAAGAGATGCTGCACTGAACGCAATCCAGTCACCGTTGCTAGATATTGGCATTGAGAGAGCCACTGGGATCGTTTGGAACATCACTGGTGGAACCGACTTGACATTGTTCGAG GTAAATGCTGCTGCGGAAGTTATATATGATCTTGTTGATCCAACTGCTAATCTTATATTCGGAGCTGTTGTGGATCCATGCCTCACCGGTCAA GTGAGCATAACTCTCATAGCAACGGGTTTTAAGCGACAAGAGGAAGGAGAAGGAAGGGCGGCTCAGATGGCACAAGCAGATACTGCCTCAACTGGAGCTACAAGAAGACCTTCTTCCTCCTTTAGAGATGGTGGTTCGGTGGAGATTCCAGAGTTCTTGAAGAAGAAAGGCAGCTCTCGCTATCCTCGAGTCTAA
- the LOC106342750 gene encoding cell division protein FtsZ homolog 2-1, chloroplastic isoform X2 — MATYVSPCFTPSDTRLLAVLRKNVSPLGRSHSLKMTESKKNGSFVAAAQRSESSPRHSHSQDPFLNLHPEISMLRGGGGGGANTVPNPRKETSSVVPVTEDFDEPSAPSGYNEARIKVIGVGGGGSNAVNRMIESEMMGVEFWIVNTDIQAMRMSPVLSENRLQIGKELTRGLGAGGNPEIGMNAAKESKEAIEEALYGSDMVFVTAGMGGGTGTGAAPVIAGIAKAMGILTVGIATTPFSFEGRRRAVQAQEGLASLRDNVDTLIVIPNDKLLTAVSQSTPVTEAFNLADDILRQGVRGISDIITIPGLVNVDFADVRAIMANAGSSLMGIGTATGKSRARDAALNAIQSPLLDIGIERATGIVWNITGGTDLTLFEVNAAAEVIYDLVDPTANLIFGAVVDPCLTGQVSITLIATGFKRQEEGEGRAAQMAQADTASTGATRRPSSSFRDGGSVEIPEFLKKKGSSRYPRV, encoded by the exons ATGGCTACTTACGTTTCACCGTGTTTTACTCCTTCCGACACTCGTCTCCTCGCTGTTCTTAGAAAGAATGTATCACCTTTAGGCAGATCACACTCCTTGAAGATGACTGAGAGTAAGAAAAACGGGTCCTTTGTTGCTGCTGCTCAGAGATCTGAATCTTCTCCAAGGCATTCCCATAGCCAAGACCCTTTCTTAAACCTCCACCCTGAGATATCCATGCTCAGAGGAGGAGGAGGAGGAGGAGCCAACACAGTACCCAACCCCAGGAAAGAAACTAGTTCTGTGGTTCCTGTCACCGAGGACTTTGACGAGCCCTCTGCTCCTAGTGGCTATAATGAGGCGAGGATTAAAGTTATTGGCGTGGGAGGTGGTGGATCAAACGCTGTGAACCGTATGATAGAGAGCGAGATGATGGGAGTAGAGTTCTGGATTGTGAACACTGACATTCAAGCTATGAGGATGTCTCCTGTTTTGTCTGAGAACAGGCTGCAGATTGGTAAGGAGCTGACTAGAGGTTTAGGTGCTGGAGGGAATCCGGAGATTGGTATGAACGCTGCTAAGGAGAGTAAAGAAGCTATTGAAGAGGCTCTTTATGGCTCAGACATGGTCTTTGTCACAGCTGGAATGGGAGGTGGGACTGGTACTGGAGCAGCTCCTGTGATCGCTGGAATCGCTAAAGCCATGGGGATACTGACTGTTGGTATTGCCACAACGCCGTTCTCGTTTGAGGGGAGAAGAAGAGCGGTGCAGGCTCAAGAAGGGCTTGCTTCACTGAGAGACAATGTTGACACTCTCATTGTTATTCCGAATGATAAGCTGCTTACGGCTGTCTCTCAGTCTACTCCTGTGACGGAGGCTTTTAATCTAGCTGATGATATACTTCGCCAGGGAGTTCGTGGGATCTCTGATATCATCACG ATTCCTGGTTTGGTGAATGTGGATTTTGCTGATGTGAGAGCTATAATGGCGAATGCAGGTTCTTCATTGATGGGGATAGGAACTGCAACAG GGAAGAGTAGGGCAAGAGATGCTGCACTGAACGCAATCCAGTCACCGTTGCTAGATATTGGCATTGAGAGAGCCACTGGGATCGTTTGGAACATCACTGGTGGAACCGACTTGACATTGTTCGAG GTAAATGCTGCTGCGGAAGTTATATATGATCTTGTTGATCCAACTGCTAATCTTATATTCGGAGCTGTTGTGGATCCATGCCTCACCGGTCAA GTGAGCATAACTCTCATAGCAACGGGTTTTAAGCGACAAGAGGAAGGAGAAGGAAGGGCGGCTCAGATGGCACAAGCAGATACTGCCTCAACTGGAGCTACAAGAAGACCTTCTTCCTCCTTTAGAGATGGTGGTTCGGTGGAGATTCCAGAGTTCTTGAAGAAGAAAGGCAGCTCTCGCTATCCTCGAGTCTAA
- the LOC106337881 gene encoding protein ABSCISIC ACID-INSENSITIVE 5-like, whose translation MVVRETKIMSGREVESSTRRNGGAGAEGGESHPFTSLGRQSSIYSLTLDEFQHALCENGKNFGSMNMDEFLVSIWNAEENNNNNQQAAASHPVPPNHNGFNNGGGESGVFGGGGSSANQRDNKRPGIAKQSSLPRQGSLTLPSPLCRKTVDEVWSEIHRGGGGGGDSNGRSSSNGQNNAHKGGGESAARQPTFGEMTLEDFLVKAGVVREHPTNPKPILNPTPSSVIPASSTQQQQLYGAFQGTGGGGGGYQQAPPVQPGVCYGGGGFGASGQQMAMVGPLSPVSSEGLGHGQVDNIGGQYGVDMGGIRGRKRVVDGPVEKVVERRQRRMIKNRESAARSRARKQAYTVELEAELNQLKEENAQLKLALGELERKRKQQYFESLKTRAQPKLPKASGRLRTLVRNPSCPL comes from the exons ATGGTAGTTAGAGAGACAAAGATAATGTCTGGACGAGAAGTAGAGTCATCGACAAGACGTAATGGAGGAGCTGGAGCTGAAGGAGGAGAGAGTCATCCGTTTACTTCATTGGGAAGACAATCATCCATCTACTCATTGACCCTCGACGAGTTCCAACACGCTCTCTGTGAGAACGGCAAGAACTTTGGGTCCATGAACATGGACGAGTTTCTCGTCTCTATTTGGAACGCTGAGGAGAATAACAACAACAACCAGCAAGCCGCAGCTTCTCATCCCGTTCCACCGAATCATAATGGTTTCAACAATGGTGGAGGTGAGAGTGGAGTCTTTGGTGGTGGTGGTTCTTCAGCTAACCAAAGGGATAATAAGAGGCCAGGGATAGCGAAGCAGTCGAGTCTTCCACGACAAGGCTCGTTGACACTTCCATCTCCGCTTTGTAGGAAGACTGTTGATGAGGTTTGGTCTGAGATACATAGAGGAGGTGGTGGTGGTGGAGACAGCAATGGTCGTAGTAGTAGTAATGGTCAGAACAATGCTCACAAAGGCGGTGGCGAGAGTGCGGCTAGGCAACCAACGTTTGGGGAGATGACGCTTGAGGATTTCTTGGTGAAGGCTGGTGTGGTTAGAGAGCATCCCACTAACCCTAAACCTATCCTGAACCCGACCCCGTCTAGTGTTATACCCGCATCATCTACGCAGCAGCAACAGCTTTACGGTGCGTTTCAAGGAACAGGAGGAGGAGGAGGAGGCTATCAGCAGGCACCACCGGTTCAACCAGGTGTTTGCTATGGCGGTGGTGGGTTTGGAGCGAGTGGACAGCAGATGGCGATGGTTGGACCGTTAAGCCCGGTGTCGTCAGAGGGGTTAGGACATGGGCAAGTGGATAACATAGGAGGACAGTATGGAGTTGATATGGGAGGGATAAGGGGAAGGAAAAGAGTAGTGGATGGTCCGGTAGAGAAGGTGGTTGAGAGAAGGCAGAGGAGGATGATCAAGAACCGTGAGTCTGCGGCTAGGTCTAGAGCAAGAAAGCAG GCATATACAGTGGAGTTGGAAGCAGAACTAAACCAGTTGAAAGAAGAGAACGCTCAGCTAAAACTTGCTTTG GGAGAGTTGGAGAGGAAAAGGAAGCAACAG TATTTTGAGAGTTTGAAGACTAGAGCACAACCGAAGTTACCTAAAGCAAGCGGGAGGCTGCGGACATTGGTGAGGAATCCGAGTTGTCCGCTCTGA
- the LOC106339134 gene encoding uncharacterized protein LOC106339134: MTGNAGLVNLETEEEKQEANEPKQRSGEEDCEEDDLFEINLEAVSDAKSSRRYECQRFPARTGSVLLANCLLPAADISGAVPATSRAWNDLVWFRRLLYVENLGTDSKKLNYF; the protein is encoded by the coding sequence ATGACAGGTAACGCTGGTTTAGTTAACCTGGAAACTGAGGAAGAGAAACAAGAAGCAAACGAACCTAAACAACGCAGTGGAGAGGAAGACTGCGAGGAAGATGACTTGTTCGAGATAAACCTGGAGGCCGTGAGTGATGCCAAGTCGTCTCGGCGGTATGAATGTCAGAGATTTCCGGCAAGGACAGGGAGCGTTTTACTAGCGAACTGTCTGTTACCAGCTGCGGACATCTCCGGTGCCGTGCCGGCGACGTCAAGGGCTTGGAATGATTTGGTTTGGTTTAGAAGGCTCCTCTATGTTGAAAATCTAGGGACTGATAGTAAGAAGCTTAATTATTTTTGA
- the LOC106339639 gene encoding protein YIPF5 homolog yields MTKDFAVPPVVFPGANNVQQRRFPRSPFQPPPPRPSSSAIPFMSFDIGSADPAGPFNNRGGSSSFEDEEPLLDELGIHPEQIWSKTRSILNPFRINQTVHRDSDLSGPIFLYLALCLFQLLAGKIQFGVILGWIVVSSIFLYAVFNMLAGRSGNLNLHTCTSLVGYCLLPVVVLSAASLFVPQGAGVVRFVAAGVFVLWATRACACLVVSLADGGGEHRGLVSYACFLIYCLFSLLVVF; encoded by the coding sequence ATGACGAAAGACTTCGCCGTTCCACCAGTAGTCTTCCCCGGAGCCAACAACGTCCAGCAACGACGATTCCCGCGCTCTCCCTTCCAGCCTCCACCACCACGCCCTTCCTCCTCCGCGATCCCTTTCATGTCGTTCGACATCGGATCCGCAGACCCCGCCGGACCTTTCAACAACAGAGGAGGCTCATCCTCCTTCGAAGACGAGGAGCCTCTCCTCGACGAGCTCGGGATCCACCCGGAACAAATCTGGAGCAAGACCCGATCGATTCTCAACCCGTTCCGAATCAATCAAACCGTTCACAGGGACTCGGATCTCTCCGGACCGATCTTTCTCTACCTCGCGCTTTGCCTTTTCCAGCTCCTCGCCGGGAAGATCCAGTTCGGTGTGATTCTCGGGTGGATCGTTGTTTCGTCGATCTTTCTCTACGCGGTTTTTAACATGCTTGCGGGGAGGAGTGGGAACTTGAATCTGCACACGTGTACGAGTTTGGTTGGGTACTGTTTGCTTCCCGTGGTGGTTTTATCTGCTGCGTCGTTGTTCGTGCCGCAGGGAGCTGGGGTGGTTAGGTTTGTGGCTGCGGGGGTGTTTGTGTTGTGGGCCACGAGGGCTTGTGCTTGTTTGGTTGTGTCTTTGGCTGATGGTGGAGGGGAGCATCGTGGGTTGGTCTCGTACGCTTGTTTCTTGATCTATTGTCTCTTCTCTCTTCTCGTTGTGTTTTGA
- the LOC106341043 gene encoding protein LITTLE ZIPPER 4-like gives MEKLNSKLYVQNCYIIKENERLRKKAQILNQENQQLLLELKQKLSKTKNPNGSNQGSNNNLSSSSSASGQS, from the coding sequence ATGGAGAAGCTAAACTCGAAGCTGTACGTGCAAAACTGTTATATAATCAAGGAGAACGAAAGGTTGAGGAAGAAAGCTCAGATTCTGAACCAGGAGAATCAACAACTTCTCTTGGAACTCAAACAGAAGCTCTCCAAAACCAAGAACCCTAATGGATCCAATCAAGGAAGCAACAACAACCTATCTTCATCAAGCTCTGCCTCTGGACAATCTTGA